The Macaca nemestrina isolate mMacNem1 chromosome 6, mMacNem.hap1, whole genome shotgun sequence genome window below encodes:
- the LOC105487485 gene encoding transmembrane protein 267 isoform X2 codes for MASETEKTHALLQTCSTESLISSLGLGVFCLVADRLLQFSTIQQNDWLRAVSDNAVHCVIGMWSWAVVIGIKKKTDFGEIILAGFLASVIDVDHFFLAGSMSLKAALTLPRRPFLHCSTVIPVVVLTLKFTMHLFKLKDSWCFLPWMLFISWTSHHIRDGIRHGTRQMMSSKHGVRIDV; via the exons ATGGCATCCGAGACTGAAAAGACCCATGCTTTACTGCAGACTTGTAGCACTGAATCTCTTATTTCCAGCCTTGGTCTGGGGGTATTTTGCCTTGTAGCTGACAGACTTCTTCAGTTTTCTACAATTCAGCAAAATGACTGGCTTCGTGCTGTCTCAGATAATGCCGTACATTGTGTAATTGGCATGTGGTCATGGGCAGTAGTCATTGGAATCAAGAAGAAGACTGACTTCGGAGAAATCATTTTAGCTGGATTTTTAGCCTCTGTTATTGATGTAGACCACTTTTTTCTAGCTGGATCCATGTCTTTAAAG GCTGCTTTGACTCTTCCGCGAAGACCTTTCCTTCACTGTTCTACTGTGATACCTGTTGTGGTTCTGACCCTGAAATTTACTATGCACCTTTTCAAGCTCAAAGACTCATGGTGCTTTCTTCCTTGGATGTTATTTATATCCTGGACTTCACACCATATCCGCGATGGGATTCGTCATG GAACCAGACAAATGATGTCTTCAAAACATGGAGTTCGTATTGATGTCTGA
- the LOC105487485 gene encoding transmembrane protein 267 isoform X1 has protein sequence MASETEKTHALLQTCSTESLISSLGLGVFCLVADRLLQFSTIQQNDWLRAVSDNAVHCVIGMWSWAVVIGIKKKTDFGEIILAGFLASVIDVDHFFLAGSMSLKAALTLPRRPFLHCSTVIPVVVLTLKFTMHLFKLKDSWCFLPWMLFISWTSHHIRDGIRHGLWICPFGKTSPLPFWLYVIITSSLPHICSFIMYLTGTRQMMSSKHGVRIDV, from the exons ATGGCATCCGAGACTGAAAAGACCCATGCTTTACTGCAGACTTGTAGCACTGAATCTCTTATTTCCAGCCTTGGTCTGGGGGTATTTTGCCTTGTAGCTGACAGACTTCTTCAGTTTTCTACAATTCAGCAAAATGACTGGCTTCGTGCTGTCTCAGATAATGCCGTACATTGTGTAATTGGCATGTGGTCATGGGCAGTAGTCATTGGAATCAAGAAGAAGACTGACTTCGGAGAAATCATTTTAGCTGGATTTTTAGCCTCTGTTATTGATGTAGACCACTTTTTTCTAGCTGGATCCATGTCTTTAAAG GCTGCTTTGACTCTTCCGCGAAGACCTTTCCTTCACTGTTCTACTGTGATACCTGTTGTGGTTCTGACCCTGAAATTTACTATGCACCTTTTCAAGCTCAAAGACTCATGGTGCTTTCTTCCTTGGATGTTATTTATATCCTGGACTTCACACCATATCCGCGATGGGATTCGTCATGGTTTGTGGATATGCCCATTTGGAAAAACTTCTCCTTTGCCATTCTGGCtttatgtaataatcacatcatctTTACCTCacatctgttcattcattatGTATTTAACAGGAACCAGACAAATGATGTCTTCAAAACATGGAGTTCGTATTGATGTCTGA